Proteins from a genomic interval of Zingiber officinale cultivar Zhangliang chromosome 2A, Zo_v1.1, whole genome shotgun sequence:
- the LOC122040241 gene encoding transcription factor ILI5-like → MSSRRSRISDEEINDLISKLQALLPESRRRTTSRASAAKLLKEMCGYIKSLHQEVDDLSEQLAGLMATMEADSPQAEIIRSILGS, encoded by the exons ATGTCGAGCCGCCGCTCCCGGATCTCTGACGAAGAGATCAACGACCTCATCTCCAAGCTCCAGGCCCTCCTCCCTGAGTCTCGCCGGAGAACCACGAGCAGG GCGTCAGCAGCGAAGCTGCTGAAGGAGATGTGCGGGTACATAAAGAGCCTCCACCAGGAGGTGGACGACCTGAGCGAGCAGCTCGCCGGGCTGATGGCGACAATGGAAGCCGACAGCCCGCAGGCTGAGATCATTAGAAGCATCTTGGGGTCTTAA